In one Buchnera aphidicola (Pemphigus immunis) genomic region, the following are encoded:
- the lipA gene encoding lipoyl synthase translates to MSNNINFLKKPNWIKVKVLSNSNKVNKIKNILKMNNLHSVCEEALCPNISECFNNNTATFMILGSICTRRCGFCAVKNGRPSLPDKNEPKKLASVISKMKINYVVITSVARDDLHDGGAQHFIDCIKEIRKMNKVTVEILVPDFRGRCKQALHIINKVPPDVFNHNIENVPRLYSYVRPGANYNLSLKLLEKFKLYNPTIPTKSGLMLGLGEKNKEIISVMNDLRSHGVTMITLGQYLQPSFQHLPVKRYITPLEFKQLEIEAYRMGFTAAFCGPLVRSSYHAHSQYYT, encoded by the coding sequence ATGAGTAATAATATTAATTTTTTAAAAAAACCTAATTGGATAAAAGTAAAAGTATTATCTAATTCAAATAAAGTAAATAAAATAAAAAATATTTTAAAAATGAACAATTTACATTCTGTTTGTGAAGAGGCGTTGTGTCCAAATATATCAGAATGTTTTAATAATAATACAGCTACTTTTATGATTTTAGGATCTATATGTACTCGCCGTTGCGGATTTTGTGCAGTAAAAAATGGTAGACCTTCTTTACCAGATAAGAATGAACCTAAAAAATTAGCTTCTGTAATATCAAAAATGAAAATAAATTATGTAGTAATTACATCTGTTGCTCGTGATGATTTGCATGATGGAGGAGCTCAACATTTTATAGATTGTATTAAAGAAATTAGAAAAATGAATAAAGTTACCGTAGAAATATTAGTTCCTGATTTTAGAGGCCGTTGTAAACAAGCATTACATATTATTAATAAAGTCCCTCCTGATGTATTTAATCACAATATTGAAAATGTACCACGTTTATATTCTTATGTTCGTCCTGGAGCTAATTATAATTTATCACTTAAATTATTAGAAAAATTTAAATTATATAATCCTACAATACCTACGAAATCAGGTTTAATGTTAGGATTAGGTGAAAAGAACAAAGAAATAATATCAGTTATGAATGATCTTCGTTCTCATGGAGTAACTATGATCACATTAGGTCAATATTTACAACCTAGTTTTCAACATCTTCCTGTTAAAAGATATATTACACCATTAGAATTTAAACAACTCGAAATAGAAGCATATAGAATGGGATTTACAGCTGCTTTTTGTGGACCTTTGGTTCGTTCTTCTTATCATGCTCATTCTCAATATTATACTTAA
- a CDS encoding septation protein IspZ, translated as MRYIFNLVSTGIFFIAYQKYNMFLAIKLLILFSGLAFFINFYFNKKIDKIYLFNFITILLFGSFSLFIHNSNYMKCKITVIYFLIFLYLLIYQIWKKESFLKKILGKELTLSNMIWKKLDFIWAIFFLSCSIINLYITFFFSENIWVNFKIFGLTILTIICVIISVVYINYCNSKKK; from the coding sequence ATGAGATATATTTTTAATTTAGTGTCCACTGGTATATTTTTTATAGCTTATCAAAAATATAACATGTTTTTAGCTATAAAATTATTAATTTTATTTTCTGGTTTGGCATTTTTCATTAATTTTTATTTTAATAAAAAAATAGATAAAATATATTTATTTAATTTTATTACTATTTTGCTTTTTGGATCTTTTAGTTTATTTATTCATAACAGTAATTATATGAAATGTAAAATTACTGTTATTTATTTTTTAATATTTTTATACTTACTTATTTATCAAATATGGAAAAAAGAATCATTTTTAAAAAAAATACTAGGAAAAGAATTAACTTTATCTAATATGATATGGAAAAAATTAGATTTCATATGGGCTATTTTTTTTCTTTCTTGTAGTATAATAAATCTATATATTACTTTCTTTTTTTCAGAGAATATATGGGTTAATTTTAAAATTTTCGGTTTAACAATATTAACAATTATTTGTGTAATAATATCTGTTGTTTACATTAATTATTGTAATTCAAAAAAAAAATAA
- a CDS encoding YchE family NAAT transporter, whose product MDILFSDISTYIKFFISLCALVNPIGMIPIFASMTSNQTFQERNNTNFVANISVIIILCTALLLGNTILNIFGISINSFRIAGGILVIIIAMSMLNGKLISDMKKKQDTIKSSISKNISVVPLAMPLIAGPGAISSTIVWSTRYSGFEHTLGCMISIILFSALCWLLFRSAPFFMHILGNTGINIITRIMGLLLMSLGVEFIINGIKSVFLIN is encoded by the coding sequence GTGGATATTTTATTTTCTGATATTTCTACTTATATAAAATTTTTTATTAGTTTATGTGCTTTAGTTAATCCAATAGGTATGATTCCTATTTTTGCAAGTATGACTAGTAATCAAACTTTTCAAGAAAGGAATAATACTAACTTTGTGGCCAATATATCGGTAATAATTATTCTATGTACGGCTTTACTGTTAGGAAATACTATTTTAAACATTTTTGGTATTTCTATCAATTCTTTTCGTATTGCAGGTGGAATTTTAGTTATCATTATTGCTATGTCTATGTTAAACGGTAAATTAATATCAGATATGAAGAAAAAACAAGATACTATAAAATCTTCTATTTCTAAAAATATATCTGTAGTTCCATTAGCTATGCCATTAATTGCTGGACCAGGTGCAATTAGTTCTACTATTGTTTGGAGTACCCGTTATTCTGGTTTTGAACATACGTTAGGTTGTATGATATCAATCATATTATTTTCAGCATTATGTTGGTTATTGTTTAGATCTGCTCCTTTTTTTATGCATATATTAGGAAATACAGGTATTAATATTATTACAAGGATTATGGGTTTACTACTGATGTCATTAGGTGTAGAATTTATTATTAATGGAATTAAATCTGTTTTTTTGATCAATTAA
- the yciA gene encoding acyl-CoA thioester hydrolase YciA yields the protein MENHNRFPKGEIVLQTLAMPADTNANGNIFGGWIMSQMDIGGAILAKEIAKGPVATVRVDNMIFLRSISVGDIVKCYANCIKTGISSLTINVEIWIEKIFFKQTSQFYCATEAIFIYVAIDQNGKSRAIFPINVI from the coding sequence ATAGAAAATCATAATCGATTTCCAAAAGGTGAAATAGTACTTCAAACTCTCGCTATGCCTGCTGATACTAATGCAAACGGAAATATATTTGGTGGATGGATTATGTCACAAATGGACATTGGAGGAGCTATTTTAGCAAAAGAAATAGCTAAAGGACCGGTAGCAACAGTTCGTGTTGATAATATGATTTTTTTAAGATCAATATCTGTTGGTGATATAGTAAAATGCTACGCAAATTGTATTAAAACAGGTATCAGTTCTCTGACTATCAATGTAGAAATATGGATTGAAAAAATTTTTTTTAAACAAACTAGTCAATTTTATTGCGCTACTGAAGCGATATTTATTTACGTAGCTATTGACCAAAATGGAAAATCTCGTGCTATATTCCCTATAAATGTTATTTAA
- a CDS encoding exoribonuclease II, with protein sequence MFLNNPLLKKLKKKLYDKLPRVEGIVKSTEKGFGFLDVDLQKSYFIPPCDMKKVMHGDKISARIYMEKNREIAKPESLIAPFLNRFIGKIERKNNNIFILPDYPFLRKLILCNVEKNSLCNFKTGDWVIAQLISHKLQKEKIFRAKIIKFIAEENSFLVPWKVILSHHNLPINEPKIYPKEIIFNELLYRQDLTHLEFITIDNLNTKDIDDALFITKEKNENMSLLVAIADPTSYISEGTNINQIALERGFTNYLPGFNIPMLPRILSEDLCSLKPNVKRPVLVCRIVVDNKGNILSEKIKFFLAWIKSAAQLVYENVSDWLENIGSWKPKTDEISNQILLLNHFSKIRTTWRNTYALVHKERSEYKFHISEKGEILSVSRNQRRIAHKIIEEAMISANICSAKVLSKYLGFGIYNVHSGFDNINAEHVIEILLHYGIEMTVKEITTLSGFCELHRKLNKLSNNYVSSRIRRLQSFGEISLIPYPHFGLGLKSYATWTSPIRKYGDMVNHRFLKAIIQNKKIMLPNNSITSKISDCRRRNRISERDVEDWLYVIFLNKTKFNENIFDAEITDITRGGIKAQLIENGANIFIPILFLHRNRDEVICNQEKGIVNIKNKIAYRISDIIKVRLKEIKIESRNIIATPVYFS encoded by the coding sequence ATGTTTTTAAATAATCCATTACTTAAAAAATTAAAAAAGAAATTATATGATAAATTACCTCGAGTAGAAGGTATTGTAAAAAGTACCGAGAAAGGTTTTGGATTTCTCGACGTTGATTTGCAAAAAAGTTATTTTATACCTCCTTGTGATATGAAAAAAGTAATGCATGGTGACAAAATTTCAGCTCGAATATATATGGAAAAAAATAGAGAAATAGCTAAACCCGAAAGTTTAATAGCACCTTTTTTAAATAGATTTATAGGAAAAATAGAACGAAAAAATAACAATATTTTTATATTGCCTGATTACCCTTTTTTAAGAAAATTAATTTTATGTAATGTTGAAAAAAATAGTTTGTGTAATTTTAAAACAGGAGATTGGGTGATCGCACAATTAATTTCTCACAAATTACAAAAAGAAAAAATTTTTCGTGCTAAAATAATAAAATTTATTGCAGAAGAAAATAGTTTTTTAGTGCCATGGAAAGTAATTTTATCACATCATAATCTTCCTATAAATGAACCTAAGATATATCCTAAAGAAATTATTTTTAATGAATTGCTTTATAGACAAGATTTAACTCATTTAGAATTTATAACTATTGATAATTTAAACACCAAAGATATAGATGATGCTTTATTTATTACAAAAGAAAAAAATGAAAATATGAGTTTGTTGGTTGCTATTGCAGATCCAACATCTTATATATCTGAAGGTACTAATATAAATCAAATAGCTTTAGAGAGAGGATTTACTAATTATTTGCCAGGATTCAATATTCCCATGTTACCTCGTATTTTGTCTGAAGATTTGTGTTCTTTGAAACCTAATGTAAAACGACCAGTTCTTGTTTGTCGTATTGTTGTTGATAATAAAGGAAATATTTTATCAGAAAAAATTAAATTTTTTTTAGCATGGATAAAATCTGCAGCTCAATTAGTATACGAAAATGTATCAGATTGGTTAGAAAACATAGGATCATGGAAACCAAAAACAGACGAAATTAGTAATCAAATTTTATTATTAAATCATTTTTCTAAAATTCGTACTACATGGAGGAATACTTATGCATTAGTGCATAAAGAACGTTCTGAATATAAATTTCATATATCTGAAAAAGGAGAAATTTTAAGTGTATCTCGAAATCAAAGACGAATTGCACATAAAATAATTGAAGAAGCAATGATTTCTGCTAACATTTGTTCTGCAAAAGTGTTATCAAAATATTTAGGATTTGGAATTTATAATGTTCATTCTGGATTTGATAACATTAATGCAGAACATGTAATTGAAATTTTATTGCATTATGGTATCGAAATGACTGTGAAAGAAATTACTACATTATCGGGATTTTGTGAACTTCATCGTAAACTCAATAAGTTATCGAACAATTATGTTAGTAGTCGAATTCGTCGTTTACAATCTTTTGGAGAAATAAGTTTAATACCGTATCCTCATTTTGGTTTAGGATTAAAATCTTATGCAACATGGACTTCTCCTATTAGAAAATACGGTGATATGGTTAATCATCGTTTTTTAAAAGCAATTATTCAAAATAAAAAAATAATGTTACCGAATAATTCTATTACTTCTAAAATTAGCGATTGTCGTCGTAGAAATAGAATTTCTGAAAGAGATGTAGAAGATTGGCTATATGTTATTTTTTTAAATAAAACAAAATTTAATGAAAATATTTTTGATGCTGAAATTACTGATATTACTCGTGGTGGTATTAAAGCGCAATTGATAGAAAATGGTGCGAATATATTCATTCCTATACTTTTTTTACATAGGAACAGAGATGAAGTAATATGTAATCAAGAAAAAGGGATAGTCAATATTAAGAACAAAATAGCTTATCGTATTTCTGATATAATTAAAGTAAGATTAAAAGAAATAAAAATTGAATCACGTAACATCATAGCTACACCAGTGTATTTTTCCTAA
- the lipB gene encoding lipoyl(octanoyl) transferase LipB, translating into MDNDTIIIRDLGLQHWEKVSDLMQKFTAIRDIKTLDELWCVQHYPIFTLGPLGTKKDRLITSKIPMVHTDRGGKITYHGPGQQIIYLLLDLRRRKMGIRDIITLIEKTVIATLHYFSIKSNIVQEYPGIFVDNKKICSFGLRIKKSCSLHGFSLNVNMDMRPFFHIYPCGNNKIRMTQIYNFKKNINCKIIKLVLIKKIIDLLNVSSIIYK; encoded by the coding sequence TTGGATAATGATACCATTATAATTCGTGATTTAGGCTTACAACACTGGGAAAAAGTATCTGATTTAATGCAAAAATTTACTGCTATTAGAGATATAAAAACATTAGATGAATTATGGTGTGTACAACATTATCCGATTTTTACATTAGGTCCATTAGGAACAAAAAAAGATAGATTAATAACTAGTAAAATTCCAATGGTTCATACTGACAGAGGAGGAAAAATTACTTATCATGGTCCAGGTCAACAAATAATATATTTATTATTAGATTTAAGAAGAAGAAAAATGGGAATAAGAGACATTATTACTTTAATAGAAAAAACTGTAATTGCTACATTACATTATTTTTCAATAAAATCAAACATTGTTCAAGAATACCCAGGAATATTTGTAGATAACAAGAAAATTTGTTCTTTTGGTTTACGTATTAAAAAAAGTTGTTCTTTACATGGTTTTTCTTTAAATGTTAATATGGATATGCGTCCTTTTTTTCATATTTATCCTTGTGGAAATAATAAGATTCGTATGACACAAATATATAATTTTAAAAAAAATATCAATTGTAAAATTATAAAATTGGTATTGATAAAAAAAATAATTGATTTATTAAATGTTAGTAGTATTATCTATAAATAA
- the pyrF gene encoding orotidine-5'-phosphate decarboxylase — MSEIISKFTTKIIIALDYSDKNKAFKLIDYLDPAIYRLKIGKKMFSIFGKPFIIQLKNLGFDIFLDLKFHDIPNTVFGAVSAAADLGVWMISIHISGGSKMLQAAKLALNSFKKDIPLLIGITVLTSFNEQDLREIGVNSSIANQVLMLSTLAKKNGLDGVVCPGTESMNIKKKLGFNFKVISPAIRLKEDPAYDQQTVITPSLAKKFNVDYIVVGRTVTFSKNPLHTLKEINSFL; from the coding sequence ATGTCAGAAATTATTTCTAAATTCACTACAAAAATTATAATTGCATTAGATTATTCTGACAAAAATAAAGCTTTTAAATTAATTGATTATTTAGATCCTGCTATATATCGTTTAAAAATTGGAAAAAAAATGTTTTCTATTTTTGGCAAACCTTTCATAATACAATTAAAAAATCTTGGATTTGATATTTTTCTTGATTTAAAATTTCACGATATACCTAATACAGTTTTTGGAGCTGTGTCAGCAGCAGCGGATTTAGGAGTATGGATGATTAGTATTCATATATCTGGTGGTAGTAAAATGTTGCAAGCTGCAAAATTAGCTTTAAATTCATTTAAAAAAGATATACCATTGTTAATTGGCATTACTGTATTAACTAGTTTTAATGAACAAGATTTAAGAGAAATAGGAGTGAATTCTTCCATCGCTAATCAAGTATTAATGTTATCTACTTTAGCAAAGAAAAACGGTTTAGATGGAGTTGTTTGTCCCGGTACAGAATCTATGAATATAAAGAAAAAATTAGGTTTTAATTTTAAAGTTATTTCACCAGCTATTAGATTAAAAGAAGATCCTGCATATGATCAGCAAACAGTTATTACACCTTCTTTGGCAAAGAAATTTAATGTAGATTATATTGTTGTTGGCCGTACTGTAACTTTTTCAAAAAATCCTTTACATACATTAAAAGAAATAAATTCTTTTTTATGA
- a CDS encoding YciC family protein, giving the protein MLITKNMLYRDTRYFIYNNISYIILISFFITFFLILLNIFITPDIKKISFLYEGTAINLSELFDLINNMSVEQKMILLKLSLSKILSSIIGNTILFSSVISLINIVSSGKNVTFNLFFSVLKTSFNNLLLLIFVLIVIIKLSFICFFVPGILFSSFLSLSPIILSIENTSIFKSILFSFYIVYKRFKIIFPSLLLWLFLKFLFLSISLFFNISCLNITFLFLFFIQNFIFSSFIIHLFRFYMLFRIN; this is encoded by the coding sequence ATGCTTATTACTAAAAATATGTTGTACCGCGATACCCGTTATTTTATCTACAATAATATCTCATATATTATATTAATATCTTTTTTTATTACCTTTTTTCTAATATTATTAAATATTTTCATTACACCAGATATAAAAAAAATCTCTTTTTTGTATGAAGGAACAGCAATAAATTTATCTGAATTGTTTGATTTAATAAACAATATGAGCGTCGAACAAAAAATGATACTACTAAAATTATCTTTATCAAAAATATTATCTTCTATAATTGGTAATACTATTTTATTCAGTAGTGTAATCAGTTTAATTAACATTGTTTCTTCAGGTAAAAATGTTACGTTTAATTTATTTTTTTCTGTTTTAAAGACATCATTTAATAATTTATTATTATTAATTTTTGTATTAATTGTCATAATAAAATTAAGTTTTATATGTTTTTTTGTTCCTGGTATATTATTTTCAAGTTTTTTATCATTATCTCCTATTATTTTATCTATAGAAAACACTTCCATATTTAAATCTATATTATTTAGTTTTTATATAGTATATAAAAGATTTAAAATTATTTTTCCTTCTTTATTGTTATGGTTATTTTTAAAATTTTTATTTTTGTCAATATCTCTATTTTTTAATATATCGTGTTTAAATATAACTTTTTTATTTCTTTTTTTTATACAAAATTTTATATTTTCTTCTTTTATCATTCATTTATTTCGTTTTTATATGTTATTTCGTATAAATTAA
- the cls gene encoding cardiolipin synthase, giving the protein MTTLYISLFTWLFFFGYWIILISITYQILTKRHSTPAAIAWFLVIYIFPIFGIVIWLFFGKLYLGERRFQLANKIWSKTNVWLTDFKSCETFFEKKNSDVATSLFQLCKHRQGISGIKCDQLKLLTNAKEIIKTLIHDIYLAKNNIEMVFYIWKPGGLADDVANALISSAKRGIHCRLMLDSAGSVDFFRSKWAQIMRNSGIQVVEALKINIFRIFIRRIDLRQHRKVILIDNYITYTGSMNLVDPSLFKQSAGVGQWIDLMARIEGPIAGTVGIIYSCDWEIETGKKILPKKPKKNKNFLKLKKKHNSIQVIASGPGFPKNMIHQALLTAIYSARKELIITTPYLVPSDDVHHAICTAAQRGIKVSIIIPRYNDSILVKWASRAFFSELLDAGVKIYLFEKGLLHSKSILVDQQLSLIGTANLDMRSLWLNFEITLVIDNSQFGKDLASIQYEYISHSRLLDKKLWSIRSHWKIILENFFYFFNPLL; this is encoded by the coding sequence ATGACTACTCTATATATATCTCTATTTACTTGGCTATTCTTTTTTGGATATTGGATAATATTAATTAGTATAACTTATCAAATACTTACTAAAAGACATTCTACACCAGCTGCTATAGCATGGTTTTTAGTTATCTATATTTTCCCTATCTTTGGTATTGTTATCTGGTTATTTTTTGGTAAATTATACTTGGGTGAAAGAAGATTTCAATTAGCTAATAAAATATGGTCAAAAACTAATGTTTGGTTAACTGATTTTAAATCTTGTGAAACTTTCTTTGAAAAAAAAAATAGTGATGTTGCTACTTCATTATTCCAATTATGTAAACATAGACAAGGTATATCAGGTATTAAATGTGATCAGCTAAAATTATTGACTAATGCAAAAGAAATAATAAAAACTTTAATACATGATATCTATTTAGCAAAAAACAATATAGAAATGGTATTTTATATATGGAAACCAGGTGGTTTGGCAGATGATGTCGCTAATGCCTTAATTTCATCGGCAAAAAGAGGTATACATTGCAGATTAATGTTAGATTCAGCTGGCAGTGTTGATTTTTTTCGTAGTAAATGGGCACAAATAATGCGAAATTCTGGTATACAAGTAGTAGAAGCTTTAAAAATTAATATATTTCGCATATTTATACGTCGTATTGATTTAAGACAACATAGAAAAGTTATCTTAATAGATAATTACATTACATACACTGGTAGTATGAATCTAGTTGATCCTAGTTTATTTAAACAATCTGCTGGAGTAGGACAATGGATAGATTTAATGGCCCGAATAGAAGGACCTATAGCAGGTACTGTCGGAATTATTTATTCTTGTGACTGGGAAATTGAAACAGGTAAAAAAATTTTACCTAAAAAACCAAAAAAAAATAAAAATTTCTTAAAACTAAAAAAAAAACATAATTCAATTCAAGTAATTGCTTCAGGTCCTGGATTTCCTAAAAATATGATTCATCAAGCATTATTGACAGCTATTTATTCAGCTAGAAAAGAATTAATTATAACTACTCCTTATTTAGTTCCCAGTGATGATGTACACCATGCTATTTGTACAGCAGCACAAAGAGGTATAAAAGTAAGCATTATAATACCAAGATATAACGATTCTATTTTAGTAAAATGGGCCAGTCGAGCTTTTTTTAGTGAATTATTAGATGCCGGTGTGAAAATATATTTATTTGAAAAAGGATTATTACATAGTAAAAGTATTTTAGTAGATCAACAATTAAGTTTAATTGGTACTGCTAATTTAGATATGCGTAGTTTATGGTTAAATTTTGAAATTACTCTTGTAATTGATAATAGTCAATTTGGTAAAGACTTAGCATCTATACAATATGAATATATTTCTCATTCTAGATTATTAGATAAAAAATTATGGTCCATTCGTTCTCATTGGAAAATAATATTAGAAAATTTTTTTTATTTTTTTAATCCTTTGTTGTAA
- the hns gene encoding histone-like nucleoid-structuring protein H-NS, whose product MNETLKILNNIRTLRAQARECSLETLEEMLEKLEAVVNERREEENQVQAEIKEKTRKLQQYREMLIADGIDPNELLQTMTSNKNIGKPKRATRPAKYKYIDENGDYKTWTGQGRTPAIIKNAILDKGKNLEDFLL is encoded by the coding sequence ATGAACGAAACACTGAAAATTCTCAATAATATTCGTACACTCCGAGCTCAAGCAAGAGAATGTTCTTTAGAAACTTTAGAAGAAATGTTAGAAAAATTAGAAGCAGTTGTTAATGAAAGAAGAGAAGAAGAAAATCAAGTTCAAGCAGAAATAAAAGAAAAAACAAGAAAATTGCAACAATATCGTGAAATGCTAATAGCAGATGGTATCGATCCAAATGAATTATTACAAACAATGACATCAAATAAAAATATAGGAAAACCTAAAAGAGCTACAAGACCTGCAAAATATAAATATATTGATGAAAATGGTGATTACAAAACTTGGACAGGTCAAGGACGTACACCTGCTATTATTAAAAATGCCATTTTAGACAAAGGGAAAAATTTAGAAGATTTTCTATTGTAG
- the ribA gene encoding GTP cyclohydrolase II encodes MNLKKKSKAKLPTPWGDFFIIGFEEEIGVKNHIALIYGDISLVDPILTRIHSECLTGDALFSLRCDCGFQLESALITIAKAGSGILIYHRQEGRNIGLLNKIHAYHLQDKGLDTVEANHKLGFSADERDFTPCVDILKLLKVNNIRLLTNNPFKMEKLRNAGINIVERVDLIVGRNPKNSKYLDTKANKMGHFFLKKNSFP; translated from the coding sequence ATGAACTTAAAAAAAAAATCTAAAGCAAAATTACCTACTCCATGGGGTGATTTTTTCATTATTGGATTTGAAGAAGAAATAGGTGTAAAAAATCACATAGCTCTTATTTATGGTGATATTTCTTTAGTTGATCCTATATTAACTAGAATTCATTCTGAATGTTTAACCGGAGATGCTTTATTTAGTTTAAGATGTGATTGTGGTTTTCAATTAGAATCAGCATTAATAACGATAGCTAAAGCAGGTAGTGGAATATTGATTTATCACAGACAAGAAGGTAGGAATATCGGTTTGTTAAATAAAATACATGCTTATCATTTACAAGATAAAGGATTAGATACTGTGGAAGCAAATCATAAATTAGGTTTTTCTGCAGATGAACGTGATTTCACACCTTGTGTTGATATATTAAAATTGTTAAAGGTAAATAACATTAGATTGTTAACTAATAATCCATTTAAAATGGAAAAATTAAGAAATGCAGGTATCAATATTGTAGAAAGAGTAGATCTTATTGTTGGAAGAAATCCTAAAAATTCAAAGTATTTAGATACTAAAGCAAATAAAATGGGACATTTTTTTTTAAAAAAAAATAGTTTTCCATAA
- the trpA gene encoding tryptophan synthase subunit alpha, translating to MNRYQMLFDKLNLKKEGCFIPFVTLGDPSPEISLKIIETLIKNGADALELGIPFSDPVADGVIVQKANLRALSSGITLKKCFEILSIVRNRYPILPIGLLTYANIIFNKGIEKFYIDCSRISIDSVLIADLPIEESKYFYKMSVSQNIKPIFICPPDANENVIREISLSSTGYIYLLSRSGVTGINKYKEKSLNNLIKKLKKYNSTPIIQGFGISNELQIKKSLLSGTSGVICGSILIKVIENNLSNLEKMFLNLINLVKTLKNATK from the coding sequence GTGAATCGTTATCAAATGTTATTTGATAAATTAAATTTAAAAAAAGAAGGTTGTTTTATACCTTTTGTTACATTAGGAGATCCTTCTCCAGAAATATCATTAAAAATAATAGAAACATTAATTAAAAACGGTGCTGATGCTTTAGAATTGGGTATTCCATTTTCAGATCCAGTAGCGGACGGTGTCATTGTACAAAAAGCAAATTTAAGAGCATTATCTTCTGGTATCACATTAAAAAAATGTTTTGAAATTTTATCTATTGTAAGAAATAGGTATCCAATTCTACCTATTGGTCTACTCACTTATGCAAATATTATATTTAACAAGGGTATTGAAAAGTTTTATATAGATTGTTCTCGTATATCTATTGATTCAGTATTAATAGCAGATTTGCCTATTGAAGAATCGAAATATTTTTATAAAATGTCGGTTTCTCAAAATATTAAACCTATTTTTATTTGTCCTCCTGATGCTAATGAAAATGTAATACGTGAAATATCTTTATCTAGTACAGGTTATATATATTTATTATCCAGATCAGGTGTGACAGGTATAAATAAATATAAAGAAAAATCTTTAAATAATTTAATAAAAAAATTAAAAAAATATAATTCTACTCCTATTATTCAAGGTTTTGGTATTTCTAACGAATTACAAATTAAAAAATCTCTTTTATCTGGCACATCAGGAGTTATTTGTGGATCTATTTTAATTAAAGTTATTGAAAATAATTTATCTAACTTAGAAAAAATGTTTTTAAATTTGATTAATTTAGTAAAAACTTTAAAAAATGCAACTAAATAA